One window of Chryseobacterium indologenes genomic DNA carries:
- a CDS encoding glycosyltransferase, whose protein sequence is MADLGINVFGFINGEFGIAEATRLNCKAMQSAGIPINLMNYDVRTNHDTNDQTFTSFSDKADHPINLVQVSASVSEMSNFFEYFDYSFFERKYNILYMAWESETIPEDYLLNINLFDEVWTPSEYCKKCIEKYIASPVKVIPHPIDINLKPTEDSEALNFYNTDFFNFLFIFDYNSSIQRKNVLNLIKVFRETFEGKENNAFLTIKTSKSDKFSLEKEQIKEAIGESVKIKVVEKIFDKNALNYVISTCDSYISLHRSEGFGLTMAEAMYFGKPVIATGYSGNLQFMNAENSFLVNAEKVSYGSDDLNYDSNTIWSEPSLEEASQYLKKIYQGGDDVKAASDNARKTITNDFSLEGVGKLIRERSIELISEGKIQQSRSALIKLYADSLFLKKDLRIYKKSKPIQWIYDIKMYFRNRKGKK, encoded by the coding sequence ATGGCAGATTTAGGAATTAACGTTTTTGGATTTATTAATGGAGAGTTTGGCATTGCGGAGGCAACAAGGCTTAATTGTAAAGCGATGCAGAGTGCAGGTATTCCCATTAATTTGATGAATTATGATGTGAGAACCAATCATGATACTAATGATCAGACCTTTACCAGTTTTTCTGATAAAGCAGATCATCCTATCAATTTGGTTCAGGTTTCAGCATCTGTTTCGGAAATGTCGAACTTCTTTGAATATTTCGATTATTCTTTTTTTGAAAGAAAATACAATATTCTGTATATGGCCTGGGAATCAGAAACTATTCCGGAAGATTATCTTTTGAATATTAACCTTTTCGATGAGGTATGGACTCCTTCGGAATATTGCAAAAAATGTATTGAAAAGTATATCGCTTCTCCGGTAAAAGTGATTCCGCATCCCATTGATATTAACCTGAAGCCGACAGAAGATTCTGAAGCATTGAATTTTTATAATACCGACTTCTTTAATTTTTTATTCATATTCGATTATAATAGTTCTATCCAAAGAAAAAATGTACTCAATCTGATCAAGGTATTCAGAGAGACTTTTGAAGGAAAAGAGAATAATGCTTTTTTAACCATTAAAACCTCTAAATCTGATAAGTTTTCTTTGGAAAAGGAGCAGATAAAAGAGGCTATCGGAGAATCTGTGAAGATCAAAGTGGTAGAAAAGATTTTTGACAAAAATGCTTTGAACTATGTAATCAGTACCTGTGACAGCTATATTTCTCTTCACAGATCTGAAGGTTTCGGACTGACTATGGCAGAGGCTATGTATTTTGGAAAGCCTGTTATTGCTACAGGATATTCCGGAAATCTGCAGTTTATGAATGCTGAAAACAGTTTCTTAGTGAATGCTGAGAAAGTATCTTACGGTTCAGATGATCTTAATTATGATTCCAATACCATCTGGTCTGAACCTTCACTGGAAGAAGCTTCTCAATATCTAAAAAAAATATACCAGGGTGGAGATGATGTAAAAGCTGCATCAGATAATGCACGTAAAACAATTACCAATGACTTTTCACTCGAAGGAGTAGGGAAACTGATCAGAGAAAGGTCCATAGAGCTGATTTCTGAGGGTAAGATTCAGCAAAGCAGATCGGCATTAATAAAATTATATGCGGACAGTCTATTTTTGAAAAAAGATCTGAGGATTTACAAAAAGAGCAAGCCTATACAGTGGATATATGATATCAAAATGTATTTTAGAAATAGGAAAGGAAAAAAATAA
- a CDS encoding glycosyltransferase — translation MSLLSRISSKFITVSYGITVNDEANELKKLLDVLLPLIDKNDEVIVLQDITNKNKEVTELLGKYDNIIKIEAKLEGDFATFKNRLIEKATCQYLFQIDADEYPTEHFIKTLKPYLKKEKSVEIFYVPRINIVEGITEEYVQQMGWNMNNEGYINFPDYQARIIKNNKKIFWKNKVHEVLYGNKNFTEIPKKYELSLIHKKNFEKQQKQNNFYETLED, via the coding sequence ATGAGCCTACTTTCACGAATTTCCAGCAAATTTATAACAGTTTCTTATGGTATTACGGTCAATGATGAAGCTAATGAACTGAAAAAATTATTGGATGTCCTTCTTCCTTTGATTGACAAGAATGATGAGGTTATTGTACTTCAGGATATTACCAATAAAAATAAAGAGGTGACAGAACTGCTGGGTAAATATGATAATATTATAAAAATTGAAGCAAAACTGGAAGGTGACTTTGCCACTTTTAAAAACAGATTAATAGAAAAGGCGACTTGCCAATACCTGTTTCAGATTGATGCAGATGAATATCCTACTGAGCATTTCATCAAAACATTGAAACCTTATCTTAAAAAAGAAAAAAGTGTCGAAATATTTTACGTTCCCAGAATCAATATTGTAGAAGGAATTACAGAAGAATATGTACAGCAGATGGGCTGGAACATGAATAACGAAGGTTATATTAATTTTCCTGATTATCAGGCGAGGATTATTAAGAACAATAAAAAAATCTTCTGGAAAAATAAAGTACATGAAGTACTCTATGGAAATAAAAATTTTACAGAAATTCCAAAGAAATATGAACTATCATTAATTCATAAAAAGAATTTTGAAAAGCAGCAAAAGCAGAATAATTTTTATGAAACTTTGGAAGATTAA
- a CDS encoding MAC/perforin domain-containing protein has protein sequence MKKQILFCFSSLLMLFMSSCSTEELNNEVTPESPAAKANSRLSAAKFAGDGIYDVLGHGYNVAGEYANATAAGFKVIDIDRFKVEQANRLISENTFSQEYTEEYGENAESYSKMVSTKVNVTAGIPLFKKTLSVGFNSAVTTNNKFEGKYIYGSYNLTIKQKRVRFNATTDMLGDYLTPEFVQDLQTKTPQQIVEDYGTHVTLDIYTGAKLDVLFQAETRSQSRDRAARIGVKVGMKDIFDVDVTNDVNTSESSMNYSKKLAYKTRGGDPSKGLMGDLNLDQTNPKINISNWQNSSNATNSVLVDFGNNGLVIIYDLVKDATKKAQLKAYVDQYLIDNKVYMEFNTIPVYRYYNGVDHYYTKTPGSYSGYSYEGTEFNAFLYKAPNTVPIYRYYNGKDHYYTKTPGYYQGYVDEGIEFNAFATQQPNTVPIYRYWNGKDHYYSRSSARPAGYVSEGIEFYAY, from the coding sequence ATGAAAAAACAAATTTTATTTTGCTTCAGTAGTTTACTGATGCTTTTCATGAGTTCATGTTCAACGGAAGAACTGAATAATGAGGTAACCCCAGAAAGCCCGGCAGCAAAGGCTAATAGTCGATTATCAGCAGCCAAATTTGCAGGAGACGGAATTTACGATGTCTTAGGACATGGTTATAATGTTGCCGGTGAATATGCCAATGCAACAGCAGCTGGTTTTAAGGTGATTGATATTGATCGTTTTAAAGTGGAGCAGGCAAACAGGTTAATCAGTGAAAACACATTTTCACAGGAATACACTGAAGAATATGGTGAAAATGCAGAATCTTATTCTAAAATGGTTTCAACCAAAGTGAATGTTACTGCCGGTATTCCATTATTCAAGAAAACACTTTCTGTAGGATTCAATTCTGCGGTAACTACCAACAATAAGTTTGAAGGGAAATATATCTACGGGAGCTATAACCTTACCATTAAACAAAAAAGAGTAAGATTCAATGCCACTACAGATATGCTGGGAGACTATCTTACTCCGGAATTCGTTCAGGATCTACAAACCAAAACTCCACAACAAATTGTAGAGGATTATGGAACTCACGTAACACTTGATATCTATACAGGAGCAAAACTGGATGTTTTATTCCAGGCAGAAACAAGAAGCCAGAGCCGTGACCGTGCAGCGAGAATTGGGGTGAAAGTAGGAATGAAAGATATCTTTGATGTAGATGTAACCAATGATGTGAATACTTCCGAATCTTCTATGAACTACTCTAAAAAATTAGCCTATAAAACAAGAGGAGGGGATCCTTCAAAAGGACTTATGGGAGATCTGAATCTAGATCAGACAAATCCTAAAATCAATATTTCCAACTGGCAGAACAGTTCTAATGCAACGAATTCAGTTTTGGTGGATTTTGGAAACAACGGATTGGTTATTATCTATGACTTAGTGAAAGATGCAACTAAAAAAGCTCAGCTTAAAGCTTATGTAGATCAATATCTTATAGATAATAAAGTGTATATGGAATTCAATACTATCCCGGTTTATAGATATTACAACGGAGTAGATCATTACTATACAAAAACTCCGGGAAGCTACAGCGGATATTCTTATGAAGGAACAGAGTTCAATGCATTTTTATACAAAGCTCCAAACACAGTTCCTATTTACAGATATTACAATGGTAAAGATCACTATTATACAAAAACTCCGGGATATTACCAAGGGTATGTAGACGAAGGAATTGAGTTCAATGCTTTTGCTACTCAGCAGCCTAATACAGTTCCTATTTACAGATATTGGAATGGTAAAGATCATTACTATTCAAGATCCAGTGCAAGACCGGCTGGTTATGTTTCTGAAGGAATTGAATTCTATGCCTATTAA
- a CDS encoding MAC/perforin domain-containing protein: MKKQILFSFSAALMLLMGSCSSEDLNHEATPDSPAKANRLSAAKFAGDGVYDVLGHGFDAAGEYANANSAGFKVIDIDRFKTEQGARLVSENANTQQYVEEYGENAEGYSKMVSTKVDVTAGIPLFKKTLSVGFNSAVTTNHKFDAKYIYGSYNLLIKQKRLRFNATTDMLADYVTPEFTQDLQTKSPQQIVQDYGTHVMVDIYTGAKMDIMFQSETTNESRDRAARIGIKVGMSKIFNVEGTNDVNTSEYSKNINNKLSYRTRGGDPSKSLVGELNLDETTSKINIANWQNSSTVNNSVLVEFGNNGLVIIYNLVKDPVKKAQLKAYVDQYLIDNQISLEYNTKMLYGYQNQPDSNHYFSFNTNLGPSSYWTNEGPTFKVFEYKAPNTVPIYCFKSNSGAHHYYTQSSTLQPSSYWDVYMGIAFYAYKDPAADRVPVYNYKARNQSDHYLTVNPNLGPTSYWVKEGIAFYIPAN, encoded by the coding sequence ATGAAAAAACAAATTTTATTTAGCTTTAGTGCTGCGCTGATGCTTTTAATGGGATCATGTTCTTCAGAAGATCTGAACCATGAAGCGACCCCGGATAGCCCGGCAAAAGCTAATCGTTTGTCAGCAGCCAAATTTGCTGGAGATGGAGTTTATGATGTCTTAGGGCATGGTTTTGATGCGGCTGGTGAATATGCTAATGCAAATTCCGCAGGCTTTAAAGTAATTGATATTGACCGATTCAAAACTGAGCAGGGAGCAAGGCTGGTTTCGGAAAATGCCAATACACAGCAGTATGTGGAAGAATATGGGGAAAATGCAGAAGGTTATTCCAAAATGGTTTCTACGAAAGTAGATGTGACAGCAGGAATTCCTTTATTCAAAAAAACATTATCAGTAGGCTTCAATTCTGCGGTTACTACCAATCATAAATTTGATGCAAAATATATCTACGGGAGTTATAATCTTTTAATTAAACAAAAAAGACTAAGATTTAATGCTACGACAGATATGCTGGCAGACTATGTGACTCCGGAGTTTACACAGGACCTGCAGACAAAGTCGCCTCAACAGATTGTACAGGACTATGGTACCCACGTAATGGTTGATATTTATACCGGAGCTAAAATGGACATTATGTTCCAGTCTGAGACCACCAACGAAAGCCGCGACCGTGCTGCAAGAATTGGAATCAAAGTTGGTATGTCAAAAATATTCAATGTAGAAGGAACCAATGACGTAAATACATCAGAGTATAGTAAAAATATTAATAATAAATTATCTTATAGAACAAGAGGAGGAGACCCTTCAAAAAGTTTAGTTGGTGAACTAAACTTGGATGAAACTACCTCAAAAATTAATATTGCAAACTGGCAAAACAGTTCCACAGTCAATAATTCAGTATTGGTGGAATTTGGTAATAACGGACTGGTTATTATTTACAATCTGGTAAAAGATCCTGTGAAAAAAGCTCAGCTTAAAGCATATGTAGATCAGTACCTAATTGATAATCAGATTTCATTGGAATATAATACCAAAATGTTATATGGCTATCAGAATCAGCCGGACAGTAACCATTATTTTAGTTTTAATACTAATCTTGGACCGTCAAGTTATTGGACCAATGAAGGGCCGACATTCAAAGTTTTTGAATACAAAGCACCTAATACAGTTCCTATTTACTGTTTCAAAAGCAATTCAGGAGCTCATCATTATTATACACAGTCAAGTACACTACAGCCGTCTTCTTATTGGGATGTATATATGGGAATAGCATTTTATGCCTATAAAGATCCGGCGGCAGACAGAGTTCCGGTTTACAATTATAAAGCAAGAAATCAATCAGATCATTATCTGACTGTGAATCCTAATCTTGGTCCAACTAGCTACTGGGTAAAAGAAGGAATCGCTTTCTATATTCCGGCAAACTAA
- the gltX gene encoding glutamate--tRNA ligase: MEKVRVRFAPSPTGPLHLGGVRTALYDYLFAKNQGGEFVLRIEDTDTARYVEGAEEYIEEALEWCGIIPDESPKKGGKFAPYRQSERRDIYDRYTEQILKTDYAYIAFDTAEELDVIRAQYEAKGDVFSYDNKTRNGLRNSLTLSEEEVQRLLDEKTPYVVRFKMPVDRVLNLEDIIRGKFSVNTNTLDDKVLVKNDGMPTYHFANIIDDHEMEISHVIRGEEWLPSLGLHTLLYEAMQWEAPQFAHLSLILKPEGKGKLSKRDGDKFGFPVFPLDFKDPATGIVSKGYRENGYLPDAFINMVALLGWSPADDKEILLLEEMIKEFDLHKVHKAGARFSKEKSEWFNHQYIQMKSDEELLQILKNTAIDFAGASDEKLLKVIHLMKERATFPKDIYENGKFFFEAPTSYDEKASKKAWNDETSAILAELAAAFGSTDFTAETLKQTMHDFAESKGLGMGKVMMPLRLSLVGELKGPDVPDILETLGKEESTSRINNAINNFK, encoded by the coding sequence ATGGAGAAAGTAAGAGTACGTTTTGCTCCAAGTCCTACAGGGCCATTACATTTGGGAGGCGTAAGAACTGCATTATATGATTATCTTTTTGCTAAAAATCAAGGAGGGGAGTTTGTATTGAGAATAGAAGATACAGATACTGCCAGATATGTAGAAGGTGCTGAAGAATATATTGAAGAAGCTTTGGAATGGTGCGGAATCATCCCGGATGAAAGTCCTAAGAAAGGAGGAAAATTTGCTCCTTACAGACAGTCTGAAAGAAGAGATATCTATGACCGATATACAGAGCAGATCTTAAAAACAGATTATGCTTATATTGCTTTTGATACGGCTGAAGAATTGGACGTTATTCGTGCACAGTACGAAGCTAAAGGCGATGTTTTCTCATATGACAACAAAACCAGAAACGGGCTTAGAAACAGCTTGACGCTTTCTGAAGAAGAAGTTCAGAGATTGTTAGACGAAAAAACTCCGTATGTAGTAAGATTCAAAATGCCTGTTGACAGAGTATTGAATCTGGAAGATATCATCCGTGGAAAATTCTCTGTAAATACCAATACTTTAGATGATAAAGTGCTGGTAAAGAATGACGGAATGCCAACCTATCATTTCGCCAACATCATTGATGACCACGAAATGGAAATCTCCCACGTAATCCGTGGAGAAGAATGGCTGCCATCTTTAGGACTTCACACTTTATTATATGAAGCAATGCAGTGGGAAGCACCACAGTTTGCACACCTTTCTTTAATTTTAAAACCTGAAGGAAAAGGAAAACTAAGTAAAAGAGATGGGGATAAATTCGGATTTCCGGTATTCCCGCTTGATTTCAAAGATCCGGCAACAGGTATAGTTTCCAAAGGATACAGAGAAAACGGTTATCTTCCTGATGCTTTCATCAACATGGTTGCATTATTAGGCTGGTCTCCTGCTGATGATAAAGAGATTCTTCTATTAGAAGAAATGATCAAGGAATTTGATCTTCACAAAGTACACAAAGCTGGGGCGAGATTCAGTAAAGAAAAATCAGAGTGGTTCAACCATCAGTATATCCAGATGAAGTCTGACGAAGAGCTTCTTCAGATATTGAAAAACACAGCTATTGATTTCGCAGGTGCTTCTGATGAAAAGCTGTTGAAAGTAATTCACCTGATGAAAGAAAGAGCAACTTTCCCGAAAGATATTTATGAAAACGGAAAATTCTTCTTTGAAGCTCCAACTTCTTATGATGAAAAAGCTTCGAAAAAAGCATGGAACGATGAAACATCTGCAATTTTAGCAGAATTGGCGGCAGCTTTTGGTTCTACAGACTTTACTGCAGAGACATTGAAGCAGACCATGCATGATTTCGCGGAAAGCAAAGGACTGGGTATGGGTAAAGTAATGATGCCGTTACGTTTGTCTTTAGTAGGAGAATTGAAAGGACCGGACGTTCCGGACATCCTGGAAACCCTTGGTAAAGAGGAAAGTACCTCCAGAATAAACAATGCTATAAATAATTTTAAATAG
- a CDS encoding acetyl-CoA carboxylase carboxyltransferase subunit alpha yields MEYLSFELPIKELMDQYQTCSLVGEESGVDVKLACSQIEDKILEKKKEIYGNLTPWQRVQLSRHPDRPYTLDYINGMADKGSFLELHGDRNFADDPAMIGGLITLDGQRVMIIGTQKGRTTKERQYRRFGMPNPEGYRKALRLMKLAEKFNIPVVTLVDTPGAYPGLEAEERGQGEAIARNIFEMVQLKTPIFTYIIGEGASGGALGIGVGNKVYMLENTWYTVIAPESCSSILWRNWDHKEDAANALNLTPADALREKFIDGIIEEPLGGAQYDQETTYLNLKNSILQNIKAFSKFTGQELETQRQDKFIAMGQFKG; encoded by the coding sequence ATGGAATATTTAAGTTTCGAACTTCCTATCAAAGAATTGATGGATCAATACCAGACGTGTTCTTTAGTAGGAGAAGAAAGTGGTGTTGATGTAAAATTAGCATGCAGCCAGATTGAGGATAAGATTTTAGAAAAGAAAAAAGAAATCTATGGAAATCTTACACCTTGGCAAAGAGTACAACTGTCCCGTCACCCAGATCGTCCTTATACATTGGATTATATTAATGGGATGGCAGACAAAGGCAGTTTCTTAGAACTTCATGGAGACAGAAATTTCGCTGATGATCCGGCAATGATTGGAGGATTGATTACCCTTGATGGTCAAAGAGTAATGATCATAGGGACTCAAAAAGGAAGAACAACTAAAGAGAGACAGTACAGAAGATTTGGAATGCCAAATCCTGAGGGATACAGAAAAGCTTTAAGACTAATGAAGCTTGCTGAAAAATTCAATATTCCTGTGGTAACTTTAGTGGATACACCGGGAGCTTATCCGGGATTGGAAGCTGAAGAAAGAGGACAGGGAGAAGCTATTGCAAGAAATATTTTTGAAATGGTTCAGCTGAAAACTCCTATCTTCACTTACATCATCGGAGAAGGTGCCAGTGGTGGTGCATTAGGAATAGGTGTTGGAAATAAAGTATATATGTTGGAAAACACATGGTATACTGTAATTGCACCGGAAAGCTGTTCTTCTATCTTATGGAGAAACTGGGATCACAAGGAAGATGCAGCCAATGCATTGAACCTTACTCCAGCAGATGCTTTAAGAGAAAAGTTCATCGACGGAATAATCGAAGAGCCACTTGGTGGAGCTCAGTATGATCAGGAGACGACATATTTAAACCTGAAAAATTCAATTTTACAGAATATCAAAGCTTTCTCCAAATTTACAGGACAGGAGCTTGAAACCCAGAGACAGGATAAATTCATTGCGATGGGTCAGTTTAAAGGATAA
- a CDS encoding DUF6759 domain-containing protein has product MKKILFLLFICIFSLGFSQKKKKTKSKAVVEKETVIIYTEQEAEISKEARVIAGFLKQNPGHAKTDYFKRKLIDIIMAGNSPEAKPTIRPISKDKIENIVKNNELNSGKTIAANKTYTANGKPVSNNTAAAIEALKEERRTTTFASVGSAKSAGTSKAGPSEENKRTAAMLTHLFNNDINKNEAYINIKNRSACNLIVKISGKKYYNLSVPAKGENFILVDKGEYIMTTMVCDAKYSAPKKITQDIEIALNVAE; this is encoded by the coding sequence ATGAAAAAAATCTTATTCCTTCTATTTATATGCATTTTCTCACTTGGTTTTTCCCAAAAAAAGAAAAAAACAAAATCAAAAGCTGTTGTTGAAAAAGAAACTGTAATTATCTATACAGAGCAGGAAGCTGAGATTTCAAAAGAAGCCAGAGTGATTGCCGGCTTTTTGAAACAGAATCCGGGACATGCTAAAACAGATTATTTTAAAAGAAAACTGATTGATATAATCATGGCAGGTAATTCTCCTGAAGCTAAACCTACGATTAGACCGATCAGCAAAGATAAAATTGAAAACATCGTTAAGAATAATGAGCTAAACAGCGGTAAAACTATTGCTGCAAATAAAACGTATACGGCAAACGGAAAGCCTGTTTCCAATAACACTGCAGCGGCTATTGAAGCCTTAAAAGAAGAAAGAAGAACAACCACCTTTGCATCAGTAGGTTCTGCAAAAAGTGCCGGGACTTCTAAAGCAGGGCCAAGTGAAGAAAATAAAAGAACAGCAGCAATGCTTACACATCTTTTTAATAATGATATTAACAAAAACGAAGCATATATCAATATTAAAAACAGATCTGCCTGCAACCTTATTGTAAAGATAAGTGGTAAAAAATATTATAACCTGAGTGTTCCTGCAAAAGGAGAAAACTTCATTCTGGTAGATAAAGGAGAGTATATAATGACAACAATGGTATGTGATGCAAAATATTCTGCTCCGAAGAAGATTACCCAGGATATTGAAATTGCACTGAATGTTGCAGAATAA
- the tsf gene encoding translation elongation factor Ts encodes MSYTPAAADVAKLRNQTGAGMMDCKKALVEAEGDFEKAVDILRKKGQKVAANRADRESAEGAVIARVNEDNTLGVVISLNCETDFVAKNEAFIELAYELAEMAIFAATKEELLATDFHGMTVAEKLVEQTGVIGEKIEIGSFERIQGDFLGAYIHAGNKIAAISSLSAKVDGADEAAKAVSMQVAAMNPIALDETRVSQETIDKELEIERHKLTEEGKPANIIDNILKGKMQRFYKDNTLVHQDFIKDGSISVADYVKSVNADLKVTGFVRVSL; translated from the coding sequence ATGTCTTATACACCAGCTGCTGCAGACGTAGCAAAATTGAGAAACCAAACAGGTGCAGGTATGATGGACTGCAAAAAAGCTCTAGTTGAAGCTGAAGGAGACTTCGAAAAAGCGGTAGATATCCTTAGAAAAAAAGGACAAAAAGTTGCTGCTAACAGAGCTGACAGAGAATCTGCTGAAGGTGCAGTAATCGCAAGAGTAAACGAAGACAACACTTTAGGTGTAGTAATCTCTCTAAACTGCGAAACTGACTTCGTTGCTAAAAATGAAGCTTTCATCGAGCTAGCTTACGAATTAGCTGAGATGGCTATCTTCGCTGCTACTAAAGAAGAACTTTTAGCTACTGACTTCCACGGGATGACTGTTGCTGAGAAATTAGTAGAGCAAACAGGAGTTATCGGTGAGAAAATCGAAATCGGATCTTTCGAAAGAATCCAGGGAGATTTCTTAGGAGCTTACATCCACGCTGGAAACAAGATCGCTGCAATCTCTTCTCTTTCTGCTAAAGTAGACGGAGCTGATGAAGCTGCTAAAGCTGTTTCTATGCAGGTTGCTGCTATGAACCCAATCGCTTTGGACGAAACAAGAGTTTCTCAAGAGACTATCGATAAAGAATTAGAAATCGAAAGACACAAACTTACTGAAGAAGGTAAGCCTGCAAACATTATCGATAATATCCTTAAAGGTAAAATGCAGAGATTCTACAAAGACAACACTTTGGTACACCAGGACTTCATTAAAGACGGAAGTATCTCAGTTGCTGACTATGTAAAATCTGTAAATGCAGATCTAAAAGTAACAGGATTTGTAAGAGTAAGCCTATAA